A window of the Fusarium fujikuroi IMI 58289 draft genome, chromosome FFUJ_chr09 genome harbors these coding sequences:
- a CDS encoding related to chromosome condensation protein (CrcB), translated as MAGDSAAQKRQSSSGVYNAPNDYAELGDITQQPIQRETPGETTKTTAQSATRAERYDSGTYDVPQDYSNLDETEPVPPLQELSPCPTQGQPRGHANFVRSDTPFEPEPIPQEAGQKKTSELLTSLYTHSYLVLFAILGVLARLGLTALTRYSATPVIFNTIWANFSGSIVMGFLAEDRKLFRNEWGTPTYDEAIKRAQQKQKDEANGSGSSQQIDVDLDAAKRAHLATKKTIPLYIGMATGFCGSFTTFSSFIKDVFLALSNELKTPGWSESPTSRNGGYSFMAMLAVIITTVSLSLSGLFLGAHLAIGLERVTPSIPFSLSRRVLDPLGVLLGWGCWLGAVLLAIFPPHNAWRGQALFALIFGPLGCLLRFYLSLYLNGKMKTFPLGTFTANVFGTVILGMSWDLAHVPVGGVIGCQVLEGMEDGFCGCLTTISTWVAELSTLRRRSAWIYGTASVVTALVLMIAIMGGLRWSDGYRKLLCTV; from the coding sequence ATGGCTGGCGATTCGGCCGCTCAGAAGCGACAATCGAGTTCTGGAGTATACAATGCGCCAAATGACTATGCTGAGCTCGGTGATATAACCCAGCAACCGATTCAAAGAGAGACCCCTGGCGAAACCACCAAAACAACAGCTCAATCGGCAACGCGGGCAGAGCGATACGATTCCGGTACATACGACGTTCCACAAGATTACAGCAACCTCGATGAGACAGAGCCTGTTCCTCCGCTACAAGAGCTCTCCCCATGTCCTACCCAAGGCCAACCGCGAGGACACGCCAACTTTGTCCGTTCTGATACCCCCTTCGAACCAGAGCCTATACCACAAGAGGCAGGGCAGAAGAAGACGTCAGAACTGCTCACAAGCCTTTACACGCATTCGTATCTCGTGCTATTTGCGATCCTTGGAGTATTAGCGCGTCTGGGCTTGACTGCGTTGACGCGCTATAGCGCTACTCCCGTTATCTTCAACACGATATGGGCCAATTTTAGTGGAAGTATTGTTATGGGATTTCTCGCGGAGGATCGCAAGCTCTTCCGCAACGAGTGGGGAACTCCGACCTATGACGAAGCTATCAAGCGAGcccagcaaaagcaaaaagatGAAGCCAATGGATCTGGTTCAAGTCAGCAGATTGATGTGGACTTAGACGCAGCAAAGCGAGCGCATCTTGCGACCAAGAAGACGATTCCTCTGTACATTGGGATGGCAACGGGCTTCTGCGGAAGTTTCACGACGTTTTCGAGTTTTATCAAAGACGtattcttggccttgtccaaTGAGCTGAAGACGCCTGGGTGGTCAGAGTCGCCGACGAGTCGCAATGGGGGTTATTCCTTCATGGCAATGCTggccgtcatcatcaccactgtATCGTTATCGCTTTCTGGTTTGTTCCTAGGTGCCCATCTGGCTATTGGCCTCGAGCGCGTTACGCCATCGATTCCCTTCTCGTTGAGTCGACGGGTGCTTGATCCTTTGGGCgtgcttcttggctgggGCTGCTGGCTTGGGGCAGTACTTCTCGCCATATTCCCACCGCATAATGCTTGGCGTGGTCAAGCCCTTTTCGCGCTGATCTTTGGACCATTGGGTTGTCTACTACGCTTCTATCTGTCTCTCTACCTCAATGGAAAGATGAAAACGTTCCCTCTGGGAACATTCACTGCCAATGTATTTGGTACTGTGATCCTAGGCATGTCGTGGGATCTTGCACACGTGCCGGTTGGCGGAGTCATCGGTTGTCAGGTGCTGGAAGGCATGGAAGATGGTTTCTGTGGATGTTTGACAACCATTTCAACGTGGGTTGCTGAACTTAGCACTCTGAGACGGCGAAGTGCATGGATTTATGGCACGGCCAGTGTTGTGACGGCTCTAGTATTGATGATCGCTATCATGGGCGGGTTACGATGGAGTGATGGGTATAGAAAATTGCTATGCACAGTCTAG